In the genome of Microscilla marina ATCC 23134, the window TGTGAATAACCCTGTGCCAGGTGGTACTTCAGCCCGCACTACCGCTTCATTGCCAACCTCGGTAAATAAACCAGTTACTACAGTCAAGGTTTACCCTAACCCAGTGACCAATTTGACTACCATTGAGTTTTCGCTGGTGAAGCCTGCCAAAGTAAGCTTAAGTATTATAGACCAATCGGGGCGAATAATAAAAACCCTGGCCAACGAACAAGTACTTAATAAGGGGAATCGTCACATTACCTGGGATGCCACAAACAATAATGGTTCTAAGGTGAGCAATGGTTACTATATTTATCAGATTCGAGTCGACAATCAGGTAAAAACCGGGCGTTTGCTGGTGAAGCGATGATTGGGTAGTGCACTGTTTTTACATTACTTGGTATACCAAATCGTTGCCATTACTTGTACACTAAATTCTTTGTATGTCTACATCTAAAAGCCATCACCAAGCTTGTCCCCTCCTCTTGGTCTTAAGCGCAGCTGACCAAGAGAGCGGATAACGAGAGCGAAGCACTTGGTCGGCTGTGTTAAGGCCACTACAAGTGAGTTTGTATGGGTTTTCAATCAGACTTGGTATTAGTCAGTCTATAGTAGACTCAAATAAATGTTCACCTTACTTATGCTTGATAAGCAAAGAGTGAAAGTGATTTTGTCTACTAAATTCTTTTTTGAATTTTTTTGCACCACAAACGCTCCTGTAAATAGGACTTAACTTGCTGATTATCAGTAAATATTTTCACTTGAAATCACTACGGAGCATTGGTATAAAAGAAATGTCCCTTTTGCATAAACCGCGATTTGGTACTGGAGCTGGAAAGCATCTGTACTGAAACTGTGGTTTAATGATCAAATAATGAATTCCCGGATTTGAAAATAAAATTTAAATCCGGGAATAAACAATGTAAACCCTACCCTGTACTTGAGTAAAATAGATCAAGCTTTCTCAGAACTCATCGTGGGTTTTAAACCCGTCATTCTAAAGACAAAACCTCAAGGTAAGCTCAATCATCCTATTTGCTTGTTCCAAAGCGAATCCTGGTATTTTTTTACATCTGCAATGGCTTCTTCAGGGAATACATTTCTGAAATTGTGCGCATCTAAAGGGATTTTTTCAATCATGTAATCAATCATGCCTTGTGGATCAAGCTGTAGCTCGTCACCAGCAAACAACTGTTGTACATCTCTGATAGGCTGTTCTTTTGTAAAGTTTTGTGATGGATCGTACCATTGGTCTACTGTATCGTACATTCTATCATTGAACCCTGTTCTGAAGGGTCCAGGGTTAATGGTTGCTATTTTCACCCCAGTATCTGCCATTTCCTGTTGCATAGACTGCACTAACCCTTCCAGTGCATGTTTAGAGGCTACATAAGGCCCCAAAAATGGAAAGGTGATAAAGCCCGCGATTGACGAAGTAAACACAATCTTGCCCTTTTTTTTGGCTACAAATATTTTGGCAAACCGCTGGGCGATTGCAATGGTTTGAAATACGTTTACTTCAAACACCCTTTGAATTCTTTTTACAGGAACTTCGGCAATGGGCCCTGTTTCGCCGGTTGCAGCATTCAAGACTACAATATCTACCTCATCTCCGTATTTACCTATGACATTGTCAATATCCCCCTCTTCCAGATAGTTTAGTTTATCTATAGTGAGTTGGATGTTCTCGGCCTTTGCTGCTGCCATTAGCAGG includes:
- a CDS encoding SDR family oxidoreductase, whose product is MNKTILITGAGSGFGKGVAFGLAKKGHHVIATVENWPQKSLLMAAAKAENIQLTIDKLNYLEEGDIDNVIGKYGDEVDIVVLNAATGETGPIAEVPVKRIQRVFEVNVFQTIAIAQRFAKIFVAKKKGKIVFTSSIAGFITFPFLGPYVASKHALEGLVQSMQQEMADTGVKIATINPGPFRTGFNDRMYDTVDQWYDPSQNFTKEQPIRDVQQLFAGDELQLDPQGMIDYMIEKIPLDAHNFRNVFPEEAIADVKKYQDSLWNKQIG